One Solanum lycopersicum chromosome 2, SLM_r2.1 genomic region harbors:
- the ABCG34 gene encoding ABC transporter G family member 31 yields the protein MCVEPLSFIQVAFMGFVTCTLFPKTRLHPTDLVNGNLYLSGLFIGLVHIMFNGRLELPLLILRLPVFYKQRDNFFYPAWAWSLSSWILQLPYSITEAAVWSCVVYWTVGFAPGAGRFFRYMLLLFSVHQMGMGLFRSIASLSRDIVIATTYGSAALLITFSLGGFLLPKEMIKPWWIWAFWVSPLSYGQRAISVNEFTATRWMEKTTSGNVTLGYAVLQSHSIPTSGYWYWLGVGVIWLYALLFNIILTVALAFLNPLKKSQAIIPADSSGVNSVSDGPGQRASTKKGIIFPFQPLTMSFHNVNYFVDMPKEMSSEGIPDKKLQLLSNVSGVFSPGVLTALVGSSGAGKTTLMDCLAGRKTSGHIEGDIRISGYPKIQETFARISGYVEQNDIHSPQVTVFESLWFSSYLRLPKEVNEKQRQEFVEEVMELVELDSLRYALVGLPGRSGLSTEQRKRLTIAVELVANPSIVFMDEPTSGLDARAAAIVMRTVRNTVDTGRTVVCTIHQPSIEIFEAFDELLLMKRGGQVIYGGKLGEKSQIMINYFQSIHGIPPIPSGYNPATWMLEISTSAAEAKLGEDFATIYRNSEQYRQVEGLIERLSVPPENSEPMGFTSKYSQGAVSQFKICLWKQNLVYWRNPSYNFMRLFFTTMCALLLGSLFWDVGSKRDSSQNLFVVMAALYASVLFLGGNNATSVQPVLSIERTVFYRERAAGMYSPLPYAVAQGIIEIPYVMIQTLIYGVITYFMINFEREAGKFFLYILFMFLTFMYFTFTGMMVISVAPTQHLAAIISSALFSLWNIMSGFIVPKPSIPEWWIWFYYINPVAWTVRGIISSQLGDVETRITGPGFDGTVKDYLEVRLGFGPGMIWWSAVMLTGFCSLFFAIYAASVKLINFQKR from the exons ATGTGTGTGGAACCTCTCTCATTTATACAGGTTGCATTTATGGGATTTGTAACATGCACACTGTTTCCAAAAACGCGGTTACATCCCACTGATCTGGTGAATGGGAACTTGTATCTTTCTGGCTTATTTATTGGGTTGGTGCATATCATGTTCAACGGAAGATTAGAACtccctctcttaatacttcgCCTCCCCGTATTCTATAAGCAAAGAGATAATTTCTTCTATCCTGCATGGGCGTGGTCCTTAAGTAGTTGGATTCTGCAGTTACCTTACTCCATAACTGAAGCTGCTGTGTGGTCTTGTGTTGTGTATTGGACTGTAGGTTTTGCACCTGGTGCTGGGAG ATTTTTCCGTTACATGCTTTTACTATTTTCTGTACACCAAATGGGGATGGGTCTCTTTCGGTCAATAGCTTCTCTTTCACGAGATATAGTTATCGCAACTACATATGGATCAGCTGCTCTGCTAATCACATTTTCACTGGGTGGTTTTCTCTTGCCAAAAG AAATGATCAAGCCATGGTGGATATGGGCCTTTTGGGTGTCACCATTGTCCTACGGACAGCGAGCTATTTCAGTTAATGAATTTACTGCCACAAGATGGATGGAG AAGACAACAAGTGGAAATGTTACCCTTGGTTACGCTGTTCTGCAATCCCATAGTATACCAACATCTGGTTACTGGTACTGGCTTGGAGTAGGAGTTATATGGCTATATGCCTTGCTTTTCAACATTATTCTGACTGTAGCCCTGGCTTTCCTTAACC CACTAAAAAAATCACAGGCAATTATCCCAGCTGATTCCAGTGGTGTTAATTCAGTTAGTGATG GACCTGGCCAGAGGGCAAGTACAAAGAAAGGAATAATCTTCCCTTTCCAACCACTAACGATGAGTTTCCATAATGTCAACTACTTTGTTGACATGCCAAAG GAAATGAGCTCAGAAGGAATACCTGATAAAAAGTTGCAGCTACTGTCAAATGTAAGTGGAGTATTCTCACCTGGCGTTCTAACTGCATTGGTTGGTTCAAGTGGAGCGGGAAAAACCACATTGATGGATTGCCTAGCTGGTAGGAAGACTTCTGGACATATAGAGGGCGACATTAGGATATCAGGTTACCCTAAAATACAAGAGACTTTTGCAAGAATTTCAGGATATGTTGAACAGAATGATATACATTCTCCTCAAGTGACAGTTTTTGAATCCCTGTGGTTTTCTTCTTATCTCCGGCTCCCCAAAGAAGTGAATGAAAAACAAAGACAG GAGTTTGTTGAAGAAGTAATGGAGTTAGTGGAACTTGACTCCCTAAGGTATGCTTTGGTTGGCTTGCCTGGCCGCTCTGGCTTATCAACCGAACAAAGAAAACGTTTGACAATTGCAGTAGAACTTGTGGCAAACCCATCCATAGTTTTTATGGATGAACCTACATCTGGGCTTGATGCACGAGCTGCAGCCATTGTAATGCGAACTGTTCGTAATACAGTAGATACTGGACGAACAGTGGTCTGCACAATTCACCAACCAAgtattgaaatttttgaagcATTTGACGAG CTTCTTCTAATGAAACGCGGGGGACAAGTGATATATGGAGGAAAGCTTGGGGAGAAGTCACAAATTATGATAAACTATTTTCAG AGTATTCACGGTATACCGCCAATTCCTAGTGGTTATAATCCCGCAACCTGGATGCTTGAGATAAGTACATCAGCTGCTGAAGCGAAACTCGGAGAAGATTTTGCAACAATATATAGAAATTCTGAACAATACAG GCAAGTTGAAGGCTTAATTGAGCGTCTGAGTGTCCCACCTGAAAACTCAGAACCTATGGGCTTCACTTCCAAATATAGTCAAGGTGCAGTGTCTCAGTTTAAGATCTGCCTGTGGAAGCAAAATCTCGTATACTGGAGAAATCCATCATATAATTTCATGAGGCTGTTCTTCACAACAATGTGTGCATTGCTTCTTGGTTCCTTATTTTGGGATGTTGGTTCAAAAAG GGACTCAAGTCAAAACTTGTTTGTGGTAATGGCGGCTCTTTATGCTTCAGTCTTGTTTCTGGGGGGCAATAATGCTACTTCTGTACAGCCAGTTCTTTCGATTGAAAGAACTGTTTTCTATAGGGAAAGAGCTGCAGGAATGTATTCCCCGCTACCATATGCAGTAGCTCAG GGTATTATCGAGATTCCATATGTCATGATACAGACACTAATTTACGGAGTCATTACATATTTCATGATCAACTTTGAAAGGGAAGCAG GCAAATTTTTCCTCTACATACTATTCATGTTTCTTACGTTCATGTATTTCACCTTTACTGGTATGATGGTTATTAGTGTTGCACCAACTCAACATTTAGCTGCCATCATTTCATCAGCTCTCTTTTCATTGTGGAACATCATGTCTGGTTTTATAGTCCCAAAACCT AGTATCCCAGAATGGTGGATATGGTTCTACTACATCAACCCAGTTGCATGGACAGTCCGAGGCATCATTAGCTCTCAACTTGGTGATGTGGAAACAAGGATAACAGGACCTGGATTTGATGGAACAGTAAAAGACTATTTGGAAGTCAGACTTGGATTTGGTCCTGGGATGATTTGGTGGTCTGCTGTTATGCTTACTGGATTTTGCTCTCTCTTTTTTGCCATCTATGCAGCATCAGTCAAACTAATTAACTTCCAAAAAAGATGA
- the LOC101252947 gene encoding MOSC domain-containing protein, with protein sequence MAEVIGAPAAAQVKSIFVYPIKSCRGISVSQAPITSTGFRWDRQWLVVNSKGRAYTQRVEPKLALVEVALPIEAFSEGWEPNNDSYLVIKAPGMDPLKIPLSDPSVVSDGVSVWEWSGSALDEGAEAAMWFSTHLGKPSRLVRFSEVKEMRVVDPNYAQGYNVMFSDGYPYLMLSQGSMNALNSLLKEPVPVNRFRPNVLVDGCEPFAEDLWKEIQINKLTFEGVKLCSRCKVPTINQETTVAGSEPTETLLKFRSDKALRPNKKQQGKVYFGQNMVCSDALSHGKGKIVKVGDPVYVHKVVPSSAEAPA encoded by the exons ATGGCAGAAGTAATAGGAGCGCCAGCAGCAGCTCAGGTTAAATCAATCTTTGTATATCCAATTAAATCATGCCGTGGAATTTCTGTTTCTCAAGCACCTATCACTTCTACTG GATTTCGATGGGATCGACAATGGTTAGTGGTGAATTCCAAAGGCAGGGCCTATACTCAAAGAGTTGAACCAAAGCTTGCTCTTGTCGAAGTGGCATTGCCAATTGAGGCCTTTTCTGAAGGCTGGGAACCAAATAATGACTCTTATCTAG TTATCAAAGCTCCCGGTATGGATCCACTGAAAATTCCACTAAGTGACCCATCTGTAGTGTCGGATGGTGTCTCGGTCTGGGAGTGGTCTGGTTCTGCCTTGGACGAGGGAGCTGAGGCAGCTATGTGGTTCTCCACACATCTGGGGAAACCAAGTCGGCTAGTTCGCTTTAGTGAAG TTAAGGAAATGAGAGTTGTAGATCCTAATTATGCTCAAGGATACAATGTTATGTTTTCTGATGGATATCCATACCTCATGCTATCCCAG GGATCGATGAATGCGTTAAATTCTCTTCTCAAGGAGCCTGTTCCAGTAAATCGTTTTAGACCCAA TGTCCTTGTTGATGGATGTGAACCATTTGCTGAGGATTTGTGGAAGGAGATCCAAATCAATAAGTTAACATTTGAGGGTGTCAAACTATGCTCTCGCTGTAAG GTACCTACCATAAATCAAGAAACAACAGTAGCAGGCTCTGAGCCAACAGAAACTCTCTTGAAATTCCGATCCGATAAGGCCTTGCGTCCGAATAAGAAACAACAAGGGAAG GTATATTTTGGACAGAACATGGTTTGTTCCGACGCTCTTAGCCATGGAAAAGGCAAGATAGTCAAGGTTGGGGATCCTGTTTATGTCCATAAGGTTGTTCCTTCTAGTGCTGAGGCTCCAGCTTGA